One genomic window of Branchiostoma floridae strain S238N-H82 chromosome 4, Bfl_VNyyK, whole genome shotgun sequence includes the following:
- the LOC118413094 gene encoding polycystic kidney disease 2-like 2 protein encodes MVLFLFIFMYKEGKLLMVQPVEYLLEVWNWVELLVILAGFSTLGVYFQTQSVIDQVSKPGGHTQFSVYRRAAGWVEVYTYVTAGLICCVTLKLVRLLRFNKVVQVLFLTIKTSFKPLAAFMLMAGIVMMAFTQLGSLLFGSNLETYSSIGSSLASICLMTIGSFDTAELTEVSWIYGPIFFFLFQVIMQFFLMTMFMAILMDTYADVDGNTETQKLRMMAYMREEIITKKRKMHQTVKKERRPQDISRLEIRHVNLRVDLSVYRKTFDHTSNTLEYGENN; translated from the exons ATGGTGCTgttcctcttcatcttcatgtaCAAAGAAG gaaagcTGCTCATGGTCCAACCAGTAGAGTACCTGTTGGAGGTGTGGAACTGGGTGGAGCTGCTCGTCATCCTGGCCGGTTTCTCCACGCTGGGCGTGTACTTCCAGACCCAGTCCGTGATCGACCAGGTGAGCAAGCCCGGCGGCCACACCCAGTTCTCTGTGTACCGCCGTGCGGCCGGCTGGGTGGAGGTGTACACCTACGTGACGGCCGGCCTGATCTGCTGTGTCACCCTGAAGCTGGTTCGGCTGCTCAGGTTCAACAAG GTGGTGCAAGTCCTGTTCCTTACCATCAAAACATCCTTCAAGCCACTGGCTGCCTTCATGCTGATGGCTGGTATCGTCATGATGGCCTTTACCCAG CTGGGCAGCCTGCTGTTTGGCTCTAACTTGGAGACGTACAGCAGCATCGGCAGCAGTCTGGCCTCCATCTGCCTCATGACCATCGGCAGTTTTGACACGGCAGAGCTGACGGAAGTGTCATGGATCTATGGACccattttcttcttccttttccAG GTGATCATGCAGTTTTTCTTGATGACCATGTTTATGGCCATTCTGATGGACACCTATGCAGATGTGGATGGAAACACAGAGACACAGAAGTTGAGGATGATGGCGTACATGCGGGAAGAAATCATCACTAAAAAGAGGAAGATGCATCAGACTGTCAAGAAGGAAAGGAGACCCCAAGACATCAGCAGGTTGGAAATACGCCATGTAAACCTGCGAGTAGATCTCAGTGTATACAGAAAAACCTTTGACCATACCAGCAATACCCTTGAGTATGGGGAAAATAACTAA